In a single window of the Sporichthyaceae bacterium genome:
- a CDS encoding ABC transporter substrate-binding protein encodes MRIRVARRHRGAALAVAAMLVLSGCGDWGGDDTAFGASTVGALTVSGCRPQNPLIPSDTNEVCGGNILDQVTAKLVRYDPETGNPSNDLAQSIDTTDSKVYTIKLKPGIKFQDGTQVTAHNFVDAWNFAAYAPNAQADASFFEPIAGYGDVSAKTPTTDKMSGLKVLDDYTFTATMQDTYSIFPLVVGYEAFAPLPDSFFRDKGAAFGVHPIGAGPFKFVSGNPDAGYVLAADPNYDRAGKPHISEVVYKVYTSSLAAYNDLISNRLDMLDVLPTAALLGSAYQQDIPGRSFSRVVGQFQSVDFPPAKVDPSYNNVKLRQALSMAIDRQSIIDAVFGGTKQIATGWVSPVVNGYKAGACGQWCVFNPTQAKALYQEAGGHQGPITISYNTGEGADHGPWITAVCNSIHKVLGVECDPTPVATFKSFRDQIVSHKMHGLFRTGWQMDYPSIEDFLTPIYRTGASSNDNDYSNPAFDAKLKEAGEQSSVAAANAAYEQAEALLANDMPSLPMWSSKLVGGFSDRVANASLTVFGTYNLAAVTIK; translated from the coding sequence ATGCGGATCCGAGTCGCCCGCCGGCACCGGGGCGCCGCGCTCGCCGTCGCGGCGATGCTCGTCCTGTCCGGCTGCGGCGACTGGGGTGGCGACGACACCGCGTTCGGGGCGAGCACGGTCGGCGCGCTGACGGTTTCCGGCTGTCGGCCGCAGAACCCGCTGATCCCGTCGGACACCAACGAGGTCTGCGGCGGCAACATCCTCGACCAGGTCACCGCGAAGCTGGTCCGCTACGACCCGGAGACCGGCAACCCGAGCAACGACCTGGCGCAGTCGATCGACACGACGGACAGCAAGGTCTACACGATCAAGCTGAAGCCCGGGATCAAGTTCCAGGACGGCACGCAGGTCACGGCGCACAACTTCGTCGACGCCTGGAACTTCGCCGCGTACGCGCCCAACGCGCAGGCCGACGCCTCGTTCTTCGAGCCCATCGCCGGCTACGGTGACGTCTCGGCCAAGACCCCGACGACCGACAAGATGTCGGGGCTGAAGGTCCTCGACGACTACACCTTCACCGCGACGATGCAGGACACCTACTCGATCTTCCCGTTGGTCGTCGGGTACGAGGCGTTCGCGCCGTTGCCGGACTCGTTCTTCCGCGACAAGGGCGCCGCGTTCGGGGTGCACCCGATCGGGGCCGGCCCTTTCAAGTTCGTCTCCGGCAACCCGGACGCCGGCTACGTGCTGGCCGCCGACCCGAACTACGACCGGGCGGGCAAGCCGCACATCTCCGAGGTCGTCTACAAGGTCTACACGTCCTCGCTGGCGGCCTACAACGACCTGATCTCCAACCGCCTCGACATGCTCGACGTGCTGCCGACCGCGGCCCTGCTCGGCTCTGCCTACCAGCAGGACATCCCCGGGCGGTCGTTCTCCCGGGTGGTCGGGCAGTTCCAGTCGGTCGACTTCCCGCCGGCCAAGGTCGACCCCAGCTACAACAACGTGAAGCTGCGGCAGGCGCTGTCGATGGCGATCGACCGGCAGTCGATCATCGACGCGGTCTTCGGCGGCACCAAGCAGATCGCGACCGGCTGGGTCTCGCCGGTGGTCAACGGGTACAAGGCGGGCGCGTGCGGGCAGTGGTGCGTGTTCAACCCGACCCAGGCAAAGGCGCTCTACCAGGAGGCCGGCGGCCACCAGGGCCCCATCACGATCTCGTACAACACCGGTGAGGGCGCCGATCACGGTCCGTGGATCACCGCGGTGTGCAACAGCATCCACAAGGTGCTCGGCGTGGAGTGCGACCCGACGCCGGTGGCCACGTTCAAGTCCTTCCGCGACCAGATCGTCTCCCACAAGATGCACGGGTTGTTCCGCACCGGCTGGCAGATGGACTACCCCTCGATCGAGGACTTCCTGACCCCCATCTACCGGACCGGGGCCTCCTCGAACGACAACGACTACTCGAACCCGGCCTTCGACGCGAAGCTCAAGGAGGCCGGCGAGCAGAGCTCGGTGGCCGCCGCCAACGCCGCCTACGAGCAGGCCGAGGCGTTGCTGGCCAACGACATGCCGTCGCTGCCGATGTGGAGTTCGAAGCTCGTCGGGGGTTTCTCCGACCGGGTCGCGAATGCCTCGCTGACGGTGTTCGGGACGTACAACCTCGCCGCGGTGACCATCAAGTGA
- a CDS encoding ABC transporter permease, with the protein MARYVIRRLLQMVPVLVGATFLIFAMVFALPGDPVAGKCGDRPCPPAYAAAYRAQFHLDDPLPERYVKYLGNLVKGDLGEDSSGQRVAPQITHAYPTTMKLTGIAIGFEIVIGIGMGVLSAIKRRGLLDKSVLVVTLVLIGLPVFVTGTVLQYLFGFRLGWLPGTAGDGTLHELVLPGFVLASLSLAYASRITRTSLAEVLRADYIRTARAKGLPTRRILGIHALRNALIPVVTFVGADIGALMGGAIVTEGIFNIHGVGNLVYRGIGQKEGNTVTSVVSILVVVFLFTSLLVDLLYAVIDPRIRYE; encoded by the coding sequence TTGGCCCGATACGTGATCCGGCGCCTGCTGCAGATGGTCCCCGTGCTCGTCGGGGCGACGTTCCTGATCTTCGCGATGGTGTTCGCGCTGCCCGGCGACCCGGTGGCCGGCAAGTGCGGCGACCGGCCCTGTCCGCCCGCGTACGCAGCCGCCTACCGGGCGCAGTTCCACCTCGACGACCCGCTGCCGGAACGCTACGTGAAGTACCTGGGCAACCTGGTGAAGGGCGACCTCGGCGAGGACTCCTCGGGCCAACGGGTCGCGCCGCAGATCACCCACGCGTATCCGACGACGATGAAGCTGACCGGGATCGCGATCGGGTTCGAGATCGTCATCGGGATCGGAATGGGCGTGCTGAGCGCGATCAAACGCCGCGGGCTGCTCGACAAGAGCGTGCTGGTGGTGACGTTGGTCCTGATCGGCCTTCCGGTGTTCGTCACCGGGACGGTGCTGCAGTACCTGTTCGGGTTCCGGCTGGGTTGGCTGCCCGGGACCGCCGGCGACGGGACGCTGCACGAACTGGTGCTGCCCGGCTTCGTGCTGGCCAGCCTGTCGCTGGCCTACGCCTCCCGCATCACCCGGACCAGCCTGGCCGAGGTGTTGCGCGCCGACTACATCCGCACCGCGCGGGCCAAGGGCCTGCCGACACGGCGGATCCTGGGCATCCACGCGCTGCGCAACGCGCTGATTCCCGTGGTCACCTTCGTCGGCGCCGACATCGGGGCGCTGATGGGCGGGGCCATCGTCACCGAGGGCATCTTCAACATCCACGGCGTGGGCAACCTCGTCTACCGCGGGATCGGGCAGAAGGAGGGCAACACCGTGACCAGCGTGGTCAGCATCCTGGTCGTGGTGTTCCTGTTCACCAGCCTGCTGGTCGACCTGCTCTACGCGGTCATCGACCCGAGGATCCGCTATGAGTGA
- a CDS encoding ABC transporter permease, with translation MSDPGLAAVAEPVASERARSLGRDAWDDLRKNPVVIVSALLIVVFVLMAAFPGLFSRTDPNLCDLANTRKPPSSEAWFGYDLQGCDIYSRVIHGARASIVVGILSTLAVTVLGGLVGMLAGFYGGAFDSVVSRIADVFFSIPFLLGAIIVLTTFPSGGAGSFWGPVLKVVAALALFGWPSLARIMRSTTLQVKEADYVASARALGASVPRILRVHVLPNAVQPVIVYATIALGGFIGAEATLSYLGVGLVPPTVSWGIDINNAQNIVRSSPHVLLFPALFLSLAVLAFIVLGDAVRDALDPKQR, from the coding sequence ATGAGTGACCCGGGGCTGGCGGCGGTCGCCGAACCGGTCGCGAGCGAACGCGCCCGGTCGTTGGGTCGCGACGCCTGGGACGACCTGCGCAAAAACCCGGTCGTGATCGTCTCGGCGTTGCTGATCGTGGTGTTCGTGCTGATGGCCGCGTTCCCCGGGCTGTTCAGTCGGACCGACCCGAACCTGTGCGACCTGGCGAACACCCGCAAGCCGCCGTCCTCGGAGGCATGGTTCGGGTACGACCTGCAGGGCTGCGACATCTACTCCCGCGTCATCCACGGGGCGCGGGCCTCGATCGTCGTCGGGATCCTGTCGACGCTGGCGGTCACCGTGCTCGGCGGACTGGTCGGGATGCTCGCGGGGTTCTACGGCGGGGCGTTCGACTCGGTCGTCTCGCGCATCGCGGATGTCTTCTTCTCGATCCCGTTCCTGCTCGGCGCGATCATCGTGCTGACGACGTTCCCGTCCGGTGGTGCGGGCAGCTTCTGGGGGCCGGTGCTGAAGGTCGTGGCGGCCCTGGCGCTGTTCGGTTGGCCGAGCCTGGCCCGCATCATGCGCTCGACCACGCTGCAGGTGAAGGAGGCCGACTACGTCGCGTCGGCCCGGGCGCTGGGCGCATCGGTGCCGCGGATCCTGCGGGTACATGTGCTCCCGAACGCCGTTCAGCCGGTGATCGTCTACGCGACGATCGCGCTCGGCGGGTTCATCGGCGCGGAGGCGACCTTGTCCTACCTCGGCGTCGGGCTGGTCCCGCCGACGGTCTCCTGGGGCATCGACATCAACAACGCGCAGAACATCGTGCGCAGTTCGCCGCACGTGCTGCTGTTCCCGGCGCTGTTCCTGTCGTTGGCGGTGCTCGCGTTCATCGTGCTCGGCGACGCCGTCCGCGACGCCCTCGACCCGAAGCAGCGTTGA
- a CDS encoding ABC transporter ATP-binding protein — MTQPKPTAGATQAEPTAPLLEVADLHVEFRTREGVARAVNGVSYAVRPGETLAVLGESGSGKSVTAQAIMGILDTPPGYVTGGSVRFRGEDVLKMSEDKRRALRGPALAMIFQDALSALNPVFSVGWQIGEMFRVHQGLARRDAKAKAVELMDRVGIPSAKARVNDYPHQFSGGMRQRVMIAMSIALNPALLIADEPTTALDVTVQAQVMDLLAELQRESGMALILITHDLGVVADVADRIAVMYAGRIVEQADAADLYANPAHPYTKGLLESIPRLDDKGRAISVIGGLPPTLTNLPSGCSFHPRCKYVRDICRTEVPPLVKFAGNRGSACHFWQEVVDGGE, encoded by the coding sequence ATGACGCAACCGAAGCCGACCGCCGGCGCGACCCAGGCCGAACCGACGGCGCCGCTGCTCGAGGTCGCCGACCTGCACGTGGAGTTCCGCACCCGCGAGGGAGTGGCTCGGGCGGTCAACGGCGTCAGCTACGCGGTGCGGCCGGGGGAGACCCTGGCCGTGCTCGGCGAGTCCGGGTCGGGCAAGAGCGTCACGGCCCAGGCGATCATGGGGATCCTGGACACCCCGCCGGGCTACGTCACCGGCGGGTCGGTGCGCTTCCGGGGCGAGGACGTCCTGAAGATGTCCGAGGACAAGCGGCGCGCGCTGCGTGGCCCGGCGCTGGCGATGATCTTCCAGGACGCCCTGTCGGCGCTGAACCCGGTGTTCTCGGTCGGCTGGCAGATCGGCGAGATGTTCCGGGTGCACCAGGGCCTCGCGCGCCGCGACGCGAAGGCGAAGGCCGTCGAGCTGATGGACCGGGTCGGGATCCCGTCGGCCAAGGCGCGGGTCAACGACTACCCGCACCAGTTCTCCGGCGGCATGCGGCAGCGGGTGATGATCGCGATGTCGATCGCGCTGAACCCGGCGCTGCTGATCGCCGACGAGCCGACAACCGCACTGGATGTCACCGTGCAGGCCCAGGTCATGGACCTGCTCGCCGAACTGCAACGCGAGTCCGGGATGGCGTTGATCCTGATCACCCACGACCTCGGGGTGGTTGCCGATGTGGCCGATCGGATCGCGGTGATGTACGCCGGGCGGATCGTCGAGCAGGCCGACGCGGCCGACCTGTACGCCAACCCGGCGCACCCGTACACGAAGGGGCTGCTCGAGTCGATCCCGCGGCTGGACGACAAGGGCCGGGCGATCTCGGTGATCGGCGGTCTGCCGCCCACGCTGACCAACTTGCCCAGCGGCTGTTCGTTCCACCCGCGGTGCAAGTACGTGCGCGACATCTGTCGCACGGAGGTCCCTCCGCTGGTGAAGTTCGCCGGCAACCGGGGTAGCGCGTGCCACTTCTGGCAGGAGGTGGTCGACGGTGGCGAGTAG
- a CDS encoding dipeptide ABC transporter ATP-binding protein: MASSGPNDEVVLEVRDLVKYFQLTQGIVIRRQVGAVQAVDGVSFDLHRGETLGLVGESGCGKSTVAKLLMGLEKPTSGHAYHDGQDIFLLDAAAHRRLRRKIQLVMQDPYSSLNPRMTVADIVGEPFEIHPDVAPRGDRARRVKELLDVVGLNPEHINRYPHQFSGGQRQRIGIARALALRPEIIICDEPVSALDVSIQAQVMNLLEQLQEEFGLSYLFIAHDLSVVRHLSDRVAVMYLGRIVEIGTDVEIYEHPTHPYTQALLSAVPVPDPTLRGRREVIRLTGDVPSPADPPSGCRFRTRCWKAQDKCATEVPELVERLARHPSACHFAEERVVIAPAG; encoded by the coding sequence GTGGCGAGTAGTGGCCCCAATGACGAGGTGGTCCTGGAGGTCCGCGACCTGGTCAAGTACTTCCAGCTGACCCAGGGGATTGTGATCAGACGTCAGGTCGGTGCGGTGCAGGCCGTCGACGGGGTCAGCTTCGACCTGCACCGCGGGGAGACTCTCGGGCTGGTCGGCGAGTCCGGCTGCGGCAAGTCCACGGTGGCCAAACTGCTGATGGGCCTGGAGAAACCGACCTCCGGCCACGCGTACCACGACGGCCAGGACATCTTCCTCCTCGACGCCGCCGCGCACCGGCGGCTGCGACGCAAGATCCAGTTGGTCATGCAGGACCCGTACTCGTCGTTGAACCCCCGGATGACGGTGGCCGACATCGTCGGGGAGCCGTTCGAGATCCACCCGGACGTGGCGCCGAGGGGCGATCGGGCACGGCGGGTCAAGGAACTGCTCGATGTGGTCGGGCTGAATCCGGAGCACATCAACCGGTACCCGCACCAGTTCTCCGGCGGGCAACGGCAGCGGATCGGCATCGCCCGCGCGCTCGCGCTACGGCCGGAGATCATCATCTGCGACGAGCCGGTCTCCGCGCTCGACGTCTCGATCCAGGCCCAGGTGATGAACCTGCTGGAGCAACTGCAGGAGGAGTTCGGGCTGTCCTACCTGTTCATCGCCCACGACCTGTCCGTGGTCCGGCACCTGTCCGACCGAGTCGCGGTGATGTACCTGGGCCGGATCGTCGAGATCGGCACGGACGTCGAGATCTACGAGCACCCGACGCACCCGTACACGCAGGCGTTGCTCTCGGCGGTGCCGGTGCCCGACCCGACCTTGCGGGGCCGGCGGGAGGTGATCCGGCTGACCGGGGACGTGCCCAGCCCGGCCGACCCGCCCTCGGGCTGCCGGTTCCGGACCCGCTGCTGGAAGGCGCAGGACAAGTGCGCAACCGAGGTGCCGGAGTTGGTGGAGCGCCTGGCCCGCCACCCGAGCGCCTGCCACTTCGCCGAGGAGCGTGTGGTCATCGCGCCCGCAGGCTGA
- a CDS encoding MFS transporter — translation MSFSSDLSVVVVQRDFRRLFAPRLASGAADGLFQVALASYVFFTPEKQATSGAAALTFATLLLPYSFAGPFAGVFLDRWRRRHVLVRTNMVRTVLVAITTLLMIFGIRGVPIFLAALLILSGGRFYSSAMSASLPHVVARRDLVMANSVWATSGSLVAMAGGAVGLLLHMTWRSSTSMMVITGLGYAGAAALAARLHPDRLGPDGEIATVGCRQALRHTAGEMIGGVRHVLDRPAARNALALITIQRFCYGTGTIATLLLYRNYFHDPSSNGDAAMAGLGWVFAAGGLGYFVAAVITPELTPRIGKTNWIIVSMAWSAVFGFALVVPYEAPPIVLGSFVIGMSAQAVKICVDTIVQENVEDEFRGRVFAFYDMLFNCAFVASAAVASLTMPESGKSYIILISVSVLYALAGILYGKAAGQHRRPLPSISIEPPPQLAPVPVRVEAEELRPLS, via the coding sequence GTGTCGTTCTCCTCCGACCTGTCCGTGGTTGTCGTCCAGCGCGACTTCCGCCGGCTGTTCGCGCCGCGCCTGGCATCCGGCGCCGCGGACGGTCTGTTCCAGGTCGCGTTGGCGTCCTACGTGTTCTTCACCCCGGAGAAGCAGGCGACATCCGGGGCGGCCGCGCTGACCTTCGCCACCCTGCTCCTGCCGTACAGCTTCGCCGGACCGTTCGCGGGCGTGTTCCTCGACCGTTGGCGCCGTCGCCACGTGCTGGTGCGCACCAACATGGTTCGCACGGTCCTGGTCGCGATCACCACGCTGCTCATGATCTTCGGCATCCGGGGCGTGCCGATCTTCCTGGCGGCGTTGCTGATCCTGTCCGGCGGCCGGTTCTACTCCTCGGCGATGTCGGCCTCCCTGCCGCACGTCGTCGCCCGCCGCGACCTGGTGATGGCGAACTCGGTCTGGGCCACCTCGGGCTCGCTGGTGGCCATGGCCGGCGGCGCGGTCGGGCTGCTGCTGCACATGACGTGGCGCTCCTCCACGTCGATGATGGTGATCACCGGCCTGGGCTACGCCGGTGCGGCGGCGCTGGCCGCGCGGCTGCATCCGGACCGCCTCGGTCCGGACGGGGAGATCGCGACCGTCGGCTGCCGGCAGGCGCTGCGCCACACCGCCGGGGAGATGATCGGCGGCGTGCGCCACGTCCTCGACCGGCCCGCCGCCCGCAACGCACTCGCGCTGATCACGATCCAGCGGTTCTGCTACGGCACCGGCACGATCGCCACCCTGCTGCTGTACCGGAACTACTTCCACGACCCGAGCTCCAACGGCGACGCCGCGATGGCCGGCCTCGGCTGGGTGTTCGCCGCCGGCGGCCTGGGCTACTTCGTGGCCGCGGTGATCACCCCCGAGCTCACCCCACGGATCGGCAAGACCAACTGGATCATCGTCTCGATGGCCTGGTCGGCGGTGTTCGGCTTCGCGCTGGTCGTACCCTACGAGGCCCCGCCGATCGTGCTCGGCTCGTTCGTGATCGGGATGTCCGCACAGGCCGTGAAGATCTGCGTGGACACGATCGTGCAGGAGAACGTCGAGGACGAGTTCCGCGGCCGGGTGTTCGCCTTCTACGACATGCTCTTCAACTGCGCGTTCGTCGCCTCGGCGGCGGTGGCGTCGCTGACGATGCCGGAGTCCGGGAAGTCCTACATCATCCTGATCTCGGTCAGCGTGCTCTACGCCCTGGCCGGGATCCTCTACGGCAAGGCCGCCGGCCAGCACCGCCGCCCGCTGCCCAGCATCTCCATCGAGCCGCCCCCCCAGCTGGCCCCGGTCCCCGTGCGGGTCGAGGCGGAGGAACTGCGCCCGCTGTCCTGA
- a CDS encoding inositol-3-phosphate synthase, producing the protein MGSVRVAIVGVGNCAASLVQGVEFYKDADPAQRVPGLMHVQFGEYHVGDVEFVAAFDVDAKKVGQDLADAIGASENNTIKFADVPPTGVTVSRGHTFDGLGEYYLEMVDESDEQPVDVVKVLRDARVDVLVSYLPVGSELADKFYAECCLEAKVAFVNALPVFIASDPVWAQKFTDAGVPIVGDDIKSQVGATITHRVMAKLFEDRGVELLRTYQLNFGGNMDFKNMLERKRLKSKKISKTQSVTSQIPHEMRNADVHIGPSDHVPWLDDRKWAYVRLEGRSFGDTPLNLEYKLEVWDSPNSAGVIIDAVRAAKIALDRGIGGPLLSASSYFMKSPPEQYADDECHRAVEAFIKGQVER; encoded by the coding sequence ATGGGTTCGGTACGCGTAGCAATCGTCGGCGTCGGAAACTGTGCCGCATCGTTGGTTCAGGGCGTCGAGTTCTACAAGGACGCCGACCCCGCGCAGCGTGTGCCGGGTCTCATGCACGTGCAGTTCGGGGAGTACCACGTCGGTGACGTCGAGTTCGTCGCCGCGTTCGACGTCGACGCGAAGAAGGTCGGGCAGGACCTGGCCGACGCCATCGGCGCCAGCGAGAACAACACCATCAAGTTCGCCGACGTCCCGCCGACCGGCGTGACCGTCTCGCGCGGCCACACCTTCGACGGCCTCGGCGAGTACTACCTCGAGATGGTCGACGAGTCCGACGAGCAGCCGGTCGACGTCGTCAAGGTCCTGAGGGACGCTCGGGTCGACGTGCTCGTCTCCTACCTGCCGGTGGGTTCGGAGCTGGCCGACAAGTTCTACGCCGAGTGCTGCCTCGAGGCGAAGGTCGCCTTCGTCAACGCGCTGCCGGTGTTCATCGCCTCGGACCCGGTGTGGGCGCAGAAGTTCACCGACGCCGGGGTCCCGATCGTCGGCGACGACATCAAGTCCCAGGTCGGCGCCACGATCACCCACCGCGTCATGGCCAAGCTGTTCGAGGACCGCGGCGTCGAGCTGCTGCGCACGTACCAGCTGAACTTCGGCGGCAACATGGACTTCAAGAACATGCTCGAGCGCAAGCGCCTGAAGTCCAAGAAGATCTCGAAGACCCAGTCGGTCACCTCGCAGATCCCGCACGAGATGCGCAACGCCGACGTCCACATCGGCCCGTCGGACCACGTGCCGTGGCTCGACGACCGCAAGTGGGCCTACGTCCGCCTCGAGGGCCGCTCCTTCGGCGACACCCCGCTGAACCTGGAGTACAAGCTGGAGGTCTGGGACTCCCCGAACTCCGCCGGCGTCATCATCGACGCGGTGCGTGCGGCGAAGATCGCCCTGGACCGTGGCATCGGCGGCCCACTGCTGTCGGCGTCGAGCTACTTCATGAAGTCACCGCCGGAGCAGTACGCGGACGACGAGTGCCACCGCGCCGTCGAGGCGTTCATCAAGGGACAGGTCGAGCGGTAA
- a CDS encoding PadR family transcriptional regulator → MSKRSGVLELAVLGLLHESPMHGYELRKRLNALLGTLRAISYGSLYPCLKSLVAARWIAEESPAEPAPPLAGKRAKIVYKLTAEGKDHFAELISACGPEEWDDDSFGIRFAFFGRTEAAVRLRILEGRRRRLEERADAMAHLNNTRAARAAERVDNYTRELHRHGLESVEREVRWLNELIATERATHPTQ, encoded by the coding sequence ATGAGCAAGCGCAGCGGTGTGCTCGAGCTCGCCGTCCTCGGACTGCTGCACGAGTCGCCGATGCACGGTTACGAACTGCGCAAGCGCCTCAACGCGTTGCTCGGAACCCTACGTGCGATCTCGTACGGATCGTTGTACCCGTGCCTGAAGTCGCTGGTGGCGGCGCGCTGGATCGCCGAGGAGAGCCCGGCCGAGCCGGCTCCGCCGCTGGCGGGCAAGCGAGCGAAGATCGTCTACAAGCTGACCGCCGAGGGCAAGGACCACTTCGCCGAGCTGATCAGTGCGTGCGGCCCCGAGGAATGGGACGACGACAGCTTCGGCATCCGGTTCGCGTTCTTCGGTCGGACCGAGGCCGCGGTGCGGCTGCGGATCCTGGAAGGTCGGCGCCGCCGCCTGGAGGAACGGGCGGACGCGATGGCCCACCTGAACAACACCCGCGCGGCACGCGCGGCCGAGAGGGTCGACAACTACACCCGCGAACTGCACCGCCACGGTTTGGAATCGGTCGAACGTGAGGTCCGGTGGCTCAACGAGCTGATCGCGACCGAGCGCGCAACACACCCCACCCAGTAG